ACGTTGACTCCGGTGACCTAGCGGACTCGGAATACGCACATTCCGCCGAAGAGCAACGCGGTCCCGGCGAGCCGACGACCGTGAGGATTATGACTCAGGATCAGGTGTTCGTGGAGGATTCATGCGAGGACGGAAGCTTTCGAGTCTCTGAGGAGCTTCAGCACCCTTATATGGTTTGGATTGAGACGGAAAATGAGATTACGTCTCGAAATCTGGCTCGGTTTACTCCCGAAGCCTTAGAAGACGGAACCTTCGACATCTTGGTCTTTGGTGACTCGATCCCTGTGTTTGGTCCAACGCCATACTTCCCAAATATTCTTCGCGACAAGTTCCAACGGTTTGGTGAAGTGACACTTGAGAACGTGGCCGTGAGCGGCTCAACTTCCGTCGAGTGGATTCCTGGGGCGGTTCATTTTGAGAATCGTTTGAGCCCGAATTTGGGCGAGGCTGATTTGATTGTGTTCTCGCTCGGTGGAAACGACCTACAAGACTTTGCTTTCGAGATAGACCCCAATAATGTGGCGGCTAAGATCGGAGAATTGCCTGCGCTCATCGACGAGATTGAGGCAAATCTAAAGCTCACGATTGCTGAGGTTCGAGCCCAAAACCCGGATGCCGACATCGTGTGGCTTGTGTATCCAAACTACGCACGCAGCACCGAGTGGGAGGCCTTCATTCCACCACAGAACAAGGAATTGGCAGTTCGATTTCTCGATAGTACTCTGAGTGACGTTCGAAAGAGAATGGCCAACGAAGACATCTTGCTCTTGGATATGCTTGGCGCCACTGCGGAAGAGAATCTGGACACTTTCCTGGTAGATCCACTTCACCTCAACGTGGAAGGCCATCAATTCTGGGCTGATGAGCTCTTCAGACTCCTCGGCGGTGTCGAAGGACCCGAGCCGCTGGAGCGTCAATGGGCTTTGAGCCCTTGAGAGATTTTTATGAGCGAGGAAGATGACCCCATCACCATGAATGTTCTCGATGAAGATGAGTTCATCGAAGACGAGACCATGGATGTTTCTGCCCTGCGCGAGACCATTCGCGATTCGCTCGATTTTTCAAGGACTGTAGAGCTCAGCGTTGATGCAATCGCAAGTTCCTTGACCAGCACCGTCCCAAAGGCTCGCCAGAGCCATTTGACCACTACAAGCTCCATCCAGCCCATGTTGGAAGCAAAAACGCAGGAGCGTGCGGTTCCGAAGGCCCTATTGAGGGCGGCGCAACCCACATCTGACTTCCCAGCTCCCGAGACTTATGTCTTTGAAGGCATCATCGACAAGAATGGACGTTTTCAAGTCCCTGAGGAGTACCGAGAGGTCCTCCAGCATCGAGTCGTAAAAGTCGTCGTGGTGCCCGAAGAAAACTAGGCTTTGTGGATAAGGCCCATCCAACGCTGGATGAATGCTCGAAGCTCGTCCGGGGTGAAAGGCTTCTCGATGCATCGGCGGGGATGGGCTTCGAGAAACTCCTGTGCGCGCGTCGTGAATGCGCCACCAGTCATGAAGACCACCGTATGTGCGCGTGAGTCTCCGGCCCTTTCAAGGCGCTCAAAAAAGTCCATTCCCGTCATTCCCGGCATCATCAGGTCCGTCAAGATCAAATCAAACTCAGCGGAGTCCAAGGCCTCAAGGGCTTCGATGGCGCTTGTCTTAGTCACAACCTTGTGTTCCCGAAGAGCCTGCGAGATTACCATGCCAATTACAGGCTCATCATCAACCACGAGGATGCGTGCCGAGCTCTCAGACGCCTTCACAACGGTTGGCGACTGAAGCGTTATCTCCCGGTCGCTCGCTGGCAAAATGACCTGGAAAACACACCCCTTAGACGAGGAACTAAGTTCGATTCGGCCACCAAAACCAGCGATGATCGAGTGACAGATTGAGAGCCCCAAACCCGTCCCAACTCCTACTGGTTTGGTTGTGAAGAAGGGCTCGAAGACTTTCAGCCTATTCTCCTCAGAGATACCCGGGCCTGTGTCCTTGATCTCTACTACCGCCTCACCCGCATCGTTGGTGTAGGTAGAAACGGTGATGACGCTATCGTCATAGGCCTGATCCTCCATCGCCTGAGCGGCATTGATGAGCAGATTGATAAGCACCTGGCCAAGCCGCGCTGAGTCACCATTGACGTTGGGTACTCGCTCAAATTGGGTCTGAAGATGAGCGCTATGACGGATCTCATTTTGGGTCATATCCATCGAGGTCTGCACAATAGGCAGGAGGGCAACCACATGGGTTTCCTCGTTCTCCGACCTCGACAACGTATTCAGACTCAGAACAATCTTCCGAATCCGCTCAGCGCCCTTCAAGGACTCGCCGATCATCTTCTGAAGGGATTCGTCCTTGGGGTAGAGTTCTTGGACCAGTGAGAGATTTCCAACAATGAACGTGAGCGGATTGTTGATCTCGTGGGCTACTCCAGCGGCGAGTGTACCCACGCTGGACATGCGGTCGGCGAAGATGAGCTGCGTCTTCATCTTCTCCTGTTCTTGTCGAGATGCCTCGAGCGCAAGCTCAGCTTCCATCTGGTCGGTGACGTCACGCGCAACGGCGTAAACCAATTCCTTTCCAAAATCATAGACGGAGCGCCACTCAAACCAACGAAACCCGCCGTCCTTTGTTCGGTACCGATTGCGCAAGAGCGAGTGACTCCCTCTTTCGAACATAGCGGCTCGGGCATTGAGCACAGTGTGGTGATCCTCGGGAAGCACGAAGTCAAGAATAGGTCTCGCGAGCAACTCCTCCTTTGTCCAACCAAGGGTCCGCACCCAGGACTGGTTCAGTCGTTTGAAATATCCATCTCTCCCTGCAACACAAATGCAGTCGAGAGACATTTCAAAGAAATCGTCATCGTGTTCGTACATGAGCTAAATTCGATCGCACACCCTCGGGCCTCAAAGAGGCTGGTCGATACCTGTAGATTTGGATAATGTGCCCACGCATATCATCAGAGGATCTCATGAAAATTACAATCCTGCTTCTTATTTCCATGCTGGTTGCTTGCGGAAGCACCAACAAGAAAGAAATCAAGCGCGAGCAGATCAACACGGACGACGCAAAGCTCACGGGGTATCTTGAGGATCTGCAAGGAGAATCCTGTTCTCCCTATTGTACTGCCACCGAAAACGAGCTCGATCTCGACAAAGAATTCGCCCAAGACGAGGCCACACTGGTCGAAGCGGATGGCAATACCTGCGCCGATGTGGTGATCCGTACGATCGCCGAACATGACGTCTCGATATCCAACCTGGCCGGCTCATGTCTCGTAGACGACTTGGAGTCTCCTCTTCAGGTGGGCCAAGAGACCATCAATATTTTGGAGTATTCCGACGCGGAAGGGCCACGCATATTGGTGGAGGGACTTATGGACGGCGAGCTCACGGACGAAAACGGCCAAGCCACCAGCGTTCGTGAGCAATACACAGCGAACTCCGGCAACGTGATTCGAGTCAGCGAGCGACGGTCGCGCGTATGCTGTCAAGGAGAGCCACAAGTTTCCCTGAGTATGTCCTTGAACCATACGACCGAAAACATCCAAGAGGCTCAAGGCATCGACTTTCTTTGGATTTTGGTGGAATAGCGTCTTTTGCGATACTGAACGTTTCGTACCGCATTTCCCCAATTACTACACAGACCGTACCGCATTAGCGTCGATCTCGGCGATGCTTCGGCAACCGGCGAGCCCCATGGTCAAATCGAAGTCAGCTTTGAAATTCGTGATGACCTCTTTGACTCCTTCTTCACCTGCCAACGCCAATCCCCAGATATAGGGGCGACCAAGGCAAACGGCTCTCGCACCATGGGCAATTGCCTTAAACGCGTCTGCGCCACTTCGGATGCCGCTATCAAAGAGCACTGGATAGTCCGGCCCAGTCGCTGCCACACAAGATTTCAAGGCTTCGTAGGACGCGACCGCACCGTCGACCTGCCGGCCGCCGTGGTTCGACACGATAATACCGTCCACACCTTCGTCTTTGGCCCGTTTTGCGTCATCTGGGTGCTGAATGCCTTTGAGAATAATAGGAAGTTTGGTGTGCTCTCTTAGAAACGGCAAATCTTCCCAAGTAAGCGATGGCCGCGAGTAGATATTGATAAACTGCCTGACGGCTGCAAGCGGCTTTCCGGAACGAACGTTACTCAAGAGGTCATCAGGATACGTGGTCATCAATTGGGCGATAGCCTTAACGGTATCGAGTGTAATCTTGCGGTCTTGATCGACCTCGGAGTTCGCTGGAGTCTCGGCCAACAACTTTTGAAACACTGGGTCTGAGGTGTACTGTGCAATCCCTTTCCCTCTCAGGAATGGCAAATAGGCGAGGTCCAAGTCGCGGATTCGCCAGCCTAGAAGCGTCGTGTCCAGCGTCACAACGATAGCCTCGCAACCGCACGCTTCGGCGCGGGAGACCAAGCTAGCCACGAGGTCATTAGATTTAGACCAGTAGAGCTGGAACCAGCGCGGTGAATCGCCCATCTCAGCGGCGCACTTCTCCATCGAAACCGACGCTTGATTAGAGAAGATCATGGGTACACCTGTGGCAGCTGCAGCACGCGCCGTCGCGAGGTCTGCATCTGGGTGGGCCATCTCTTGAACACCAATCGGAGCGAGGAGAAACGGACTCTCCAAACGCCTACCAAAAAGCTCAACGGACGTGTCGCGCTCCGATACGTCCACAAGCATACGCGGCACGATACGATCCGCTTCAAAAGCACGCAGATTATTGTCCATCGTGCTCTCAAGTCCGGCACCACCGGCGATATACGCGAACGCCTCTGGGCTCATAATCTGAGAAGCTTGTGCCTCGAGCCTTGCCATTGAAATGGGCACCTTTGGACGCGCACCGCTAACACCTTGAACGTAGATTTCGCTTTGTCGCTTTCTCCCGATTTCACTCATATCCACCTCTATTTGCCTTTATTTTTACGATTCGTACTTTGGACCTTTTTATACATGGCCCCCTGCTTTTTCTGGTCTTTTCGCCGACTAATGCTCGCCGCCTCAT
This Microvenator marinus DNA region includes the following protein-coding sequences:
- a CDS encoding SGNH/GDSL hydrolase family protein; this translates as MSLLFRSTLTGLCGSLLLLSACGDDSSSPNEQVSTTNNATNSQTIPEEARALLPCDSDEEASFIGSNYVDSGDLADSEYAHSAEEQRGPGEPTTVRIMTQDQVFVEDSCEDGSFRVSEELQHPYMVWIETENEITSRNLARFTPEALEDGTFDILVFGDSIPVFGPTPYFPNILRDKFQRFGEVTLENVAVSGSTSVEWIPGAVHFENRLSPNLGEADLIVFSLGGNDLQDFAFEIDPNNVAAKIGELPALIDEIEANLKLTIAEVRAQNPDADIVWLVYPNYARSTEWEAFIPPQNKELAVRFLDSTLSDVRKRMANEDILLLDMLGATAEENLDTFLVDPLHLNVEGHQFWADELFRLLGGVEGPEPLERQWALSP
- a CDS encoding hybrid sensor histidine kinase/response regulator, translating into MYEHDDDFFEMSLDCICVAGRDGYFKRLNQSWVRTLGWTKEELLARPILDFVLPEDHHTVLNARAAMFERGSHSLLRNRYRTKDGGFRWFEWRSVYDFGKELVYAVARDVTDQMEAELALEASRQEQEKMKTQLIFADRMSSVGTLAAGVAHEINNPLTFIVGNLSLVQELYPKDESLQKMIGESLKGAERIRKIVLSLNTLSRSENEETHVVALLPIVQTSMDMTQNEIRHSAHLQTQFERVPNVNGDSARLGQVLINLLINAAQAMEDQAYDDSVITVSTYTNDAGEAVVEIKDTGPGISEENRLKVFEPFFTTKPVGVGTGLGLSICHSIIAGFGGRIELSSSSKGCVFQVILPASDREITLQSPTVVKASESSARILVVDDEPVIGMVISQALREHKVVTKTSAIEALEALDSAEFDLILTDLMMPGMTGMDFFERLERAGDSRAHTVVFMTGGAFTTRAQEFLEAHPRRCIEKPFTPDELRAFIQRWMGLIHKA
- a CDS encoding lactate 2-monooxygenase yields the protein MSEIGRKRQSEIYVQGVSGARPKVPISMARLEAQASQIMSPEAFAYIAGGAGLESTMDNNLRAFEADRIVPRMLVDVSERDTSVELFGRRLESPFLLAPIGVQEMAHPDADLATARAAAATGVPMIFSNQASVSMEKCAAEMGDSPRWFQLYWSKSNDLVASLVSRAEACGCEAIVVTLDTTLLGWRIRDLDLAYLPFLRGKGIAQYTSDPVFQKLLAETPANSEVDQDRKITLDTVKAIAQLMTTYPDDLLSNVRSGKPLAAVRQFINIYSRPSLTWEDLPFLREHTKLPIILKGIQHPDDAKRAKDEGVDGIIVSNHGGRQVDGAVASYEALKSCVAATGPDYPVLFDSGIRSGADAFKAIAHGARAVCLGRPYIWGLALAGEEGVKEVITNFKADFDLTMGLAGCRSIAEIDANAVRSV